CACCCAAGCAAACCGGGCCGCATCTCACACCATACTTTTATGTCAATCGTCCGTGAAGCTTCGCTGACGAAGGGAATAGGCAACTGCACTCGAGGATTGAGTTCTCGGCCGATGAAGAAATCATACAGGGCATTGCCAGAATGGCCACCTGGTGCCAATTGTCTAAGTTCGGGGTTGAGTTGACCAGGCGCgggaatggagaagctccTCACATAAACAAAGACCGCGATCGCTGTGCAAATCACCAAGTTTGCCGTAATGACCTGCACGTAATTATCCCAAAGAAAAGTCCACACGGCGAAGTCCGCACCGTAGACGTATGTGCCCAGAGCCAAACCGGAGAGGATCAACACGGCGGAGGGGAAAGCTGTCAATGGGTCAGCCGATAGCATTCAAGCATCCAACACCATATCCATACCGTTGAACTTGTATCGAAGCCTTCCTGTGCAGGCCAATTCCGTACCCTCGACCTCCTCGCCAGGTAGGAACACGTACAAGACCAGGCTGAGGAGGTAATAGCTCAACACCCACAGGGTCACGCGAGCGTCGAAGAACCCGTTAAGGCCATCTTGGGGCCAACCAACCTCCGCCTTTAACTGGTCCAGGGACAAGGTCGACGGATTGAGCAGCGAGGGAGCAGGGCAGCCGGAAACATCGTTACATAAGAAGGTGAAAGCGTAGATGAGAGTCGGAAGGCAGGTCACAAAGGCAAACGCGCCGGGACTGTTAAAAGGTCAATTCTTAGGTTCATGGCTGCGACACTCTTGAAACAACATACGGGCCTAAGAATTCATAACCCCGTTTTTCGGGAACGGGCTGTATCGGGACTTTGGTCTTGGAattcttcttcggcgccaTGATGCGACTGAAATTCGGAGGGTCCACGGGGGTTTAACAGTGACGCAGAGTTGTTGACCGGTCGCGCGGAGGCCAAAGAAACCCACAGATAGAACTGTAGAAGAGGTAGAAAGCTGTGGGCTTCTTCAATGACTGGGTAGAAGGTATTTATCTGTAAATAGGAGAGTGTATCTTGAAAAAAGAAGGTTAATCGTCTGAGCCGGATGATTGGTGGCCGACGGGAGCCGCGGACACTTTTTGCGTTTTGttccttttgttccttttgcttttgttgtCTCCGCAGTTTGAAGTCTATTGTTGGAGAACCACCACAGATTCAACATCTTACGTCTCCTTCCTCGGTTCCTCTCTCAGTCTCTCTCCCACCGTTAATCACCCTCTTTCGTAATTCATTCTTTCCCATTTATCCACATCTCACCggactttctttccttgccAAATTTGTCTTCGGCGATCTCGGTCCTTTTCTTATACTATTGTTATCGCTAGTCATCCCGCCTCCCTGCGGGATTTATCTCCCATCATGAAGTCGCTGGCTACGTCGTTGCTTGgattcctcctccttctctccgcACCCCATACTTCCGTCTATGCTGCCTCGGATTCAAAAGGCTCAAATGCCTTACCGCCCTGTGTGGCACGCTCCCCGACTACCGGTTTCTACTACGACCTGAATTCAATCTCTCTATCCCCACCGAAGACGAAGGACGAAAAGCTTCGTGGAAACGTCCGCGATGAGAGCTGGCATGCCAAGGGTCATGACTACCATGCAAACTTCACGATAAACGTTTGCGCTCCGGTGGTGGAGAATATTAAAGATGTGGTGGGGGTCGACCGCGCAAGGTGGCAGAATGTCAGTGCATATTATGAGAAGGAGGGCAAGGTCTATTCTATCGGGTACGTTGTATGCGGGTTGTGACCGTCTAAACTAGAGGGGACACGGGCTAACTTGCTCTTAGGCAACAAGCGTCTGAGCCATTTTTCCGGGGCCGCAAGCTGGTTCTGAATTACACTGATGGCTCACCGTGTGCTGGGGAACTTATCGGAAATGCCTCGCGCACCAAATCGACAATTATGTCGTTCCTTTGCGATCGCGACGCTCCAGCACATCAGGCGACCGCATCCTTTGTTGGCACTATGGACCAGTGCACATACTTCTTTGAAGTCCGAAGCTCTGCCGCCTGTGGTGCCGTCGCCCCGGCCGACGGCCAAGGCCTTGGCCCAGCCGGTGTATTCGGTGTGATGTGAGTACCTATCCGATGGGCCTTACATGGAAGAAATCAGAAAGGATTAACACCGTTCTGTAGTGCATTGATCGCCGTCGTCGCGTACCTTGTTGGTGGCTGCGCTTATCAGCGGACAGTCATGCACCAACGCGGTTGGAGACAGTGCCCAAACTACAGTCTCTGGGCGGGCATGTTCGACTTTGTAAAAGTAAGTATACTCGCATTGATACCGTTTCGGCGGGCTCAGTCCAGAGCGCGCCGCCATGATCGAGGTTCCTACAAGGAGTTCAACAATGCGAAGCTACCAATTTCGAGGATGGATTGAATGCCGCTTTGGCTGGTCTAGAGCTCAATTACATCGAGGGAGTCGGTACTTTTAGCATCTGGTCTATGTTCTTCCTATCTCTTGTTTGCTATATAATCATTTAGACCTATGTTGAACATGGGTAAACCGTGGTTTTCTGTGTACAGCAGCAGGATCTGCTCTTGTGATTAGCCCTTGAATGTTGGACATCAACGACTTCATTATATAGTTCTATTGTTTAGCCGGGTTCCTTCCACTTGTGCCTTTCCCATATGCCTAAACCAGGGCGCCCTTGGGAACCATCGCTAACCAGCAAGCGTAACTAGGACATGTTCACCATTCTCGGTTCCTCCCTAGGCCGCGTGTTCCGGTTCAAACGATCGCCGGCTCTCGGCCACATCCGCAGCGGCAGCCAGCGCGGCGGGTTCATCGGCGCGATCGGCGGGCGGAGaaattctggaagagatgtCGATGCCGAAAATCGACTGATAGATCAACTGGACGAAGAATGGGAAGATTAAGAATTTATGATCGTCGCATCTCCccttgctttgctttctgcTGTGTCTGTTCCGTTACATGATTGTCATGTCTGATTTCGCTGTATTACATGTTGGATGTAAGATTTTCCTGGACTGTTACGAATACGGGTCATTGGCGCTATGGATTCCTTCGCTTCCAAACACGGATATGATAATCGCTCTAGCATTCCCTCTGCCGACAAGGTCTCATATTGAATTATGGAGTCGATCCTGGTGTACAGAGTATACAGAGTCATTTACTGAGTAGATACAGTGTAAAATATTGTATCCGAAGACCGCACATCCCaaactacggagtacgtagCCTTGGAATACAACTAATAATGCACCTAACAACCTTATGTATCTACAACAGACTATCATTAGCACCAATACTATCTTACTTCCCCAATGTAGCGGATCATGAATTGTTTAGGATATTCCGGGTCAGTCTTTCGGTCCAGTAGTCAGTAATGGACCAGTCGTTATGATGTTTTGGCAATAGATCTTggattatttattaagtattttaTCAGAAAGATGTGAACtagcatcattggtctagtggtagaattcatcgttgccatcgatgaggcccgtgttcgattcacggatgatgcacttctttttgttttgtttttgtttgcGCCTGTTGGCCTATTGTATAATTAGTCTCGGCTTTTACAGATAAGGAAcagtcttcttttctttgtatttcCAGTTCTAGATGTGGGATGTACTAGATAATGTTCTTTACTACTCGGCATAGGATAAATACTTATCCCCAAATGACACCTCATATCTGAACCACCTGCCATGACCCTAATCCAAGTTATAaaaccaacaaaagaaacccacCCCATCAGAAGAGATTAATATTCCCTAAACCCCAGGAAAATATACACATAAGACCACCGTACAGATATCAAGAGATCATAATCAAAACTCCAACCATCTCTTTTTGCCAAACCAACCCTTACAAAAACTCGCCAAGAGGATCCCgcaagaaaagccaaaagaaaaaccccccaagaaaaaagaaaaatgccGCCGTTAAGTCTAATATCAAGCGCCGTTGGTACCCTCCGTTATTCGTTCATCTGGGGTCCTCGATTCACGCTCGCCATTCCCATGTCAAATGTGCCCATGGGCATGTTCCCGCCATTGAAGGTGGACATATCCGGGGTTCCGCTGCCGGGGACTTGTGCGGGGCTTGGGTCGAGGCCGACGCCTGCGCTGACGGGGTCTAGGTTGAAGGGGAGGAACCAGGCGCTTGGTTGATAGTACTCGCCTACCCCGGCGGGGGCGTTGGGGTCTAGTTGGCCTGGGAAGATGGCGGAGTTGTCTGGGGCTGTTGCTGGGGAGGGCTCTGAGCCGTTTACGGTGGATATGGGCGGATTTTCCGATGGCATGAAATTGGTGGAGGGATCGAGACCGCCAAAGGAGCCGTAAACAAACTGTCGGTCGAGTTGGGGTAGTTGGTCGGCTGGAACGGGGAAGTCGAACGGATACTGGCCGTACAGTTGCCCACGAGCTTGGTTGAACAGTGCGGGCTGCGGGAACCCGGCTCCCGGTGTGTTCATCATCCCTGGAGTGTTTATGTCAACCATGGGTTGAGAGGTTGGCTGACCCATGTCAGACAGACTTTCGCCTCTGCTGTCCTTCTTGGAATGCTGACGGCCTGACACGCTGGGCTGTGGTGTAGGGGATAGACTGGCAAAGAAGTCCTCGACGCTTTGAAGGTCGGGCTTCTGGCTCATCACGGCTTCGTCggtcttattcttcttttgagCGTTCGGGTCCTCCCAATGCATCCTCGACACACCATGAGGATACTTGTCGAACCAGTCACCATACTGAAACATTGCGCTGATCTGACTGCCGTTCTGGGTGACAACCGACCCCTTAATCGCAGCATCTGCAAACTGCCGGTATCGATCCTTAGCGCTTTCCACCATGTAATGGAACATACCCCAAtatttcttcatcttgtttAGATATCTATAAGTATGCCGTAGGTTTTCCTTTGACCGAGCCTCGAGCTGGGAATTCTTGGAAAAGATACCCCAGATATGTACTGTGCTGGCTGAGTATGCACAATATCCAGCAAAGGGAACGGTAAGAGGGTATGCTGAAGCGCGATCGATCAGCACAGAGATATGGTGGGCCGCCTCTACCGCGGCCCGTCCAGCGTTGCTCAAGAAAGCCTTGGGCATATCCCGCGGGGGGCGCCCTCCCGGTGATAAAGGAATGGCAAACTGGTTTAAGAATAGCATGTTCTGATGAATGATTATatgcagaaagagaaactgGTTGGCGATCCTGTCAGCCGCATGAATCTGGAGGTTCTCATAAGTGAATGCTAAATGGCTTGGAAGAGATGCAGAAAACTCCTCAATCTGTCGTTTGAGGCGCGTATACCCCGACTCGGGTGACCACAGTGGATGaacatccttcttctttcctcctagATTCAGATAGTCCACGATACGCCCCCATAATACTATGGCGCGAATTATATAGGCAGACACTCCCATGTTGTCCTTCGCGTTTGACAGCTGGCCAACGTCTTCCGGAACTGGATTGGGAACATTTCCATCCAGGTCCTCCGTTGGTCCCGGGATTTCCATCTGAAAATGCGACTCTTTGATCGGCAGTTGTATCTGTATAAATTTTTCGTTTCCAATAGGTGGACGTTGACTTCCAGACGAGTTATAACGGTCCATCATGAAGCACGCCCACATGGTACGTCTTCTAATCTCCCGATCAGTGAAGCTGAGCTGGGACCCGCCACCATTGGTCTGGCTCAATAGCGGGTCTTCATCGAGTTCATTATGCAGTTGAAGAGCGTATGCCATCCGCAACGCCTGACCCCCGAAAGACCAACTTCGACCACCATGGCAAGTTCCAAACTCATGAAGACCCAGCAGCAAGAAGACGGTCAGAATAGTAATGTTGGGGGCGTCGTGGCGGCTTAAAGCTATTGCAGCGGCTGGGTTTGCCCAATTCTCTCCGCGTAGAAAAGGCGGTTCGGAGTTAAGTTGTGGATGAGTTGAAAATCGAGCCGATACGGCGCAAACAGCCAGGATCAAAGCTGGTGGAACAGTCCTGGCCTTCAATCGGCGCATAAAGCTGGGTTTGTGGAGCAGGAGGTAAGACTGCCCATAGACACAATCAAAGAAAACTTCCGCTAGATGTTCTTGAATCTCTAACGAGGGTAAAAATTCTGCCCCTTCAGTCATCAAACCAGTTACATCGTTAATCTTACTTTCCCGGCGCATTGGGAATATATCCAGTGAAGCTTTGCGCTCTCCACGAGCCCACTCGTCCATCTCATTCGCAAAAGCTTCGTCGGCTGACCGCTTCTTCTGGCTCTTCGAGGCCTGCCCTGGTTGGGGAGGCCGAACCACGGATCGTCCGATGGCTGCCATATCCCTCGTCTCTTCCTTCGGGATGGTCTTAATAACGCGatcttccattctcttcagCCGTTTATCTAGCATTGCCATATAATCTGTCCGAGGCGCTGCCTTCCGGGTGGTGACTTTATATACGCAGGGAATCCGCGAGCGCGAGCAGTGTTTGCACGCGGGCTTCTCGCCCGAACATCGAATCTTTTTCCTCCTACATGCGATACACGCCAAGGGGAGGCGCTTTCGCTCCTTCCCAGCCTTTGTCTTCATTTCGCTCCACGCTGGTTTTTCGTTTCTTTGCTCACCATTCACGGAATCTCCTTTCCCGTCGTCGGGGTGATGGTCGTATCCGCCCTCTAGAATAGTACTGATATCGCCTCCGGTTTGGACGCTCCCGGGGTCGCGTGAACTGGCTCGGCTGTGCGTGTCGATATCGTCGGGAAGGGCGATATCGTCGTGCCCCAAGGTGAGGCCTGCGGAGGAGGCCAAGGGGGATTCGTCGGACTCGGGCGGGATCATGACGGGTGGAGGTACCCCAAGAGCCAGGCGCGGGTCATCGTTCGGTATACCGGAGGAAGTCGATTGGGGAGAGGTCCAAGAGATCTCGTCTTGGTCTCGGGAGAATGACGGGACAAAATTGCGGGATGAGGCGGTCGCTTCTGGTGGGTATGGGGAAGATTGAGGGTCGGTCGGTGGCGGCTTGGCATTGCTGGCCGTCGTCATGCTGGGGATTATTAATGTTGTTGGCGACGGCCCCGAGTTCTGTCCGCAACTAACTCGGGCTCACTACGGGCGTTCGCCAGAGGTTGAGGGATTATTTTGCTGTAAAGAGAGTCAAACGAAAAAgcggaggagaaagaaagagttgGAGACTAAACTCCTCTTGGTACCAGGCTTAATGCAGCTAAGAGTCGCGAGGAATCATCGAATCTGGATTTAATGGGCGTCTTAACCCCGTCTTCTGAGGGTCATTTTCAGTTATATGCGGAGACGATCATTGGGTGAACCAAACATTCTTTGGATCGGGTCCCAGGAAAATGGTTCCTCTGTATCATATTGGTTGGtgacttcttctccctttttttttttacttcaAATAGTTCAAATATGAAAACGGAATCGTTGGTTGTGGATCCTCACCTTATACTACTACCGCTACTATTTGAATCTATCATCGACTATCTAATGATGGATTGGTCGCCTGACAATTCAGGCGGTGACATGTACAAACTCCTTCAGTAGTCCGGGACATTTCCCACCTCCTTCGACAATGGTTATAAAACCCTTGCGGTGACATTACGGTCCATTATCTACTGTGCCAGGTTAATACCCCACACTATACTTCGaacatactccgtattcGGCAAGATAGTCATCCACCCTGGGGGATATACTTAATACTTAAAAGGGTGCTGAGCTTGACATTAGCGTGATCCTCGCCCGGACCCTGTTGCAGAACTCTTTCTATTACATTCGCAATCCGACTGTGCATATCTAAGATTAAACGTCAGCGCCATACTAGATCACTCGTCGAACAATCACATCCAAAGATGCTTTGGTCGGCTGCGATTCATGTTCCACGCGTGGCATGTCATGTAACAGTCCCCCGCATAAATGCCGTTCCGACAACGGATCCTACTACAACTTAGATCGTCCAACACGCTGGCGTGGCACGGCGCTTTCAAGGGAAGCCACGATTTCCGCGCCCAAGATATAACTATTGTAACCAGGGAAAATAATCCAAAGACCACTGGCCCACCTATAAGCAAACGAAGTGAGATAATGACACAGAAAGCTTACTTTGGTATAATCCACAGAAAGATCAGAGTTATAGCATCGTTATGTCCTATATTATCAAAGCCGGAGAAAACCTCGTTCAGCACTAGGATCCTTGTAAGCACAAGTACCTGATATAGGCGACTCTTATCTTCAAAACTCACAGTAGAGAACAGTCTTGCTGAGAGTCGCAAGAGATGCGCTGTACGCGACTAGAAGGGCAGTGGCTCCAGTTCGTCCAGAGACCACCTTCTCGGTCCTCAACATCCACATAAGCCCCTTTTTAGTTTTGCGCTGCCCGCGACCGCCCGACGATGAGACTCCGTGCCTATACACCATCCAGAGGTAATAGATGTACCCGATACATTCCACAAGGTTCAAGACTGTTTGTGCTGCTGGGAAACCGTTCCGAGCATTGAACGCCGGCCAGCCGTAGATATAGTCGATTGCTCCATACCGCGCATAAGGAATCCAGATAGGGAAATGCAATTTGTTGCCTGGCATGCTATGCGGCCGGAGCAACACATAGCCTGCATCCCAGATAACTACCGGGACTGACACGACGAGCCAGATGATGATCGCAGTCGATGGGGCGTGTACCCATCTATTCGTAGTGCCATTGCTGTTGTTAGATGGCGAGGAGGCCTTTCCCGTTGATGGAGGCGGAAAGTCGCGGGGATGGTGTCGCGTAGAAACCATAGCTACAAGAGAATCGCGGTGGTTTGGTACACATGAAAGTGACACCCGCCCAAACAGTGAATTTGCAGTCAATACGAGCTTAGAAAGCGTGAGACAGAAGCCGTCTAGGAATCGgtgagaaagaggaaggagtAGTGCGACTATTGTTCGCCCTTGAATGAATAAGCAAGCAGCGAACTGACGGCTAATGACGTTGTGCAGAAGGCGCCACTCCTCCCGATTCGATTCCCCATTTGAGTGTTGGTTAACTCGAATGACTTATGGATCTTGTTACGCATTCGACGGAGGGAACAGTGGTTCGAACCAGCTATTGACCTTCATCTCCACTTGGTTGGGGATTTTCTGCCGCAAGCTGCGGCAAAACACCACTATTATGATGTGCTGCTCCACTGGACCCAGTGATAGCTCATTGTCTTAATCACTTTAAGCAAGCCGAAGTGCCTTTCCCTGATCTGGTCAAAGAAATGATGTGCCGAGGGAGATCTTATTTTAACTACCGTTCCGGTCGGGTGGACCCTGAAGCTAATTTATTTGCGATTACGCCGTCCGCTGTCACGTGTCGATATGGGCTTTTTGCCGTAAAGTCTCCTGTCTGTGGAACCATTCAGCACTGTAATATTCTTTCCTCAAAGGCATGATATCTAGTCCAACAATACAGCTTAGCTGCTTCAAATGAGTCATGGATAATGTTAATCAAAAGGTTGAAGCCCCGGAGATCTAGTGTCGCCCAGTCAGTGACTGAGTTGTCTGACCCCGTTGCTAGAAAATTGATAAACTTGCTCGAGTTCGAGAAAACCAGCGCAAGAGCCGTGCTAGGAAGCAGGAGCACATCCGTGGCTTGGAGCAGAAGCTGGTAGCTCTCCAAGAACAAGCCCATCAAAAAGATGTTGAACATAGACTGGCTGTTCAGAAGCTGGAAGCTGAAAACAGGGGCTTGAGACTTCTTTTTTCTCGCTTGGAGATACCTGCCGAAATCATTGCAGAATACGTTCAGGCAGTTGAGGACCCAAACACGGCTCAGAAGGTTGCCATTCCCGCTCTAAGACAGTCCCTAGACGTGCAAACTCATCAGAAGAATTGTCGGAGTCCGCCTTCCTTACCTAGGTGCCAGACGGATTCCAAGGCTCCCCACGCAGAGGACTTAGGCGGCTTATCAAAGACAGACGTTTCTCAGAATGCTACAAGACTCACTCAAAAAACCGAGCCTCAGGTGACTTTAAATCAACAAGTACCCAATCAACGTCAGTCCATTTGTGGTTGTCTTCCTGATACAGCAGCGGGTTCAAGACCCACTAGCTACGATGTTCTCAATACGACTCTCTGCGCAATTGCGGAAGAGCTGATCAAGCAACATAACAGACGTGGCTTGGATATGGCAGAGATTCAGAAGAAGCTCTGGGCGGGTTTTAGCAATGGCCTTACAACTGACGAAGGATGCAGAGTGCAAAACCAGATTTTATTCCAGGTCCTAGACGAGATTAGCGGTGACTAGTTTCTATCTCTCAGATATCATCGTTAAGATATCCGTGTTTCATTGACCGCCACTACCAAGAACTCAAAATTTTCAGGCCCATCCTCGTCTTTGTGGAAGCTATTTGACAAAGTACATCACTTTCAGGGGGCCGGAAACTCGATCAGGGGGCTCCAGTCACGACTGAAAATCGGCTACTGTCGACCCACCAAAAGTAGATGGTTATATCGCTGGAGGAATAGCGACTGCTGCAACGATGGCCGTCTTCAATCGAGTTTATAGCAACTAGGACTGCACAGCATCTCGTATTTTTCCCAGCGTGCTCTTACCAGACCAGGGTTCTAAGGCATGTTATTTGTCATTGTGAAAGGAACAAATCATCGCAGTATATCGCATCATACAAACCTGAGATCAGTGCCACCAGAGACCCCCTTTGGGGCCAACAAATGTCCAATTTAACCCACGCTATGATATGTATTGGTGATAACCTGGTTCGGAACGAATTCCGCTAGTGAACCACTGGTCACGAATGCTAAAATCAGGCACCCTGGGCGAACTATCGGTGTGAGTTTCGTACGTTTGTTTGTATGTAATCGGATGCATCATAACAAACAGGCTGGTTGCTTATGACACCAGCAAATACGAGAGCCAACGATGATACAT
This Aspergillus flavus chromosome 1, complete sequence DNA region includes the following protein-coding sequences:
- a CDS encoding sterol reductase/lamin B receptor (delta(14)-sterol reductase); translation: MAPKKNSKTKVPIQPVPEKRGYEFLGPPGAFAFVTCLPTLIYAFTFLCNDVSGCPAPSLLNPSTLSLDQLKAEVGWPQDGLNGFFDARVTLWVLSYYLLSLVLYVFLPGEEVEGTELACTGRLRYKFNAFPSAVLILSGLALGTYVYGADFAVWTFLWDNYVQVITANLVICTAIAVFVYVRSFSIPAPGQLNPELRQLAPGGHSGNALYDFFIGRELNPRVQLPIPFVSEASRTIDIKVWCEMRPGLLGWNILNLSNIARQYRTYGYVTDSIVLSTAFQLFYVLDGLYMEPAVLTTMDVIMDGLGFMLSFGDMVWVPFVYNFQTRYLAVHPVELGLKGILLILAVTGVGYSIFRGANNQKNRFRTDPNDPRVKHIKYIETASGSKLMTSGWWGMARHINYLGDWLMSWAYSLPTGFAGYTLIESINQTGDVQKRVVQTPEVRGWGMICTYFFLIYFGVLLIHRERRDEEKCKRKYGADWDRYTSLVRSRIVPGIY
- a CDS encoding putative vacuolar sorting receptor, encoding MKSLATSLLGFLLLLSAPHTSVYAASDSKGSNALPPCVARSPTTGFYYDLNSISLSPPKTKDEKLRGNVRDESWHAKGHDYHANFTINVCAPVVENIKDVVGVDRARWQNVSAYYEKEGKVYSIGQQASEPFFRGRKLVLNYTDGSPCAGELIGNASRTKSTIMSFLCDRDAPAHQATASFVGTMDQCTYFFEVRSSAACGAVAPADGQGLGPAGVFGVIALIAVVAYLVGGCAYQRTVMHQRGWRQCPNYSLWAGMFDFVKDMFTILGSSLGRVFRFKRSPALGHIRSGSQRGGFIGAIGGRRNSGRDVDAENRLIDQLDEEWED
- a CDS encoding putative C6 transcription factor, which translates into the protein MTTASNAKPPPTDPQSSPYPPEATASSRNFVPSFSRDQDEISWTSPQSTSSGIPNDDPRLALGVPPPVMIPPESDESPLASSAGLTLGHDDIALPDDIDTHSRASSRDPGSVQTGGDISTILEGGYDHHPDDGKGDSVNGEQRNEKPAWSEMKTKAGKERKRLPLACIACRRKKIRCSGEKPACKHCSRSRIPCVYKVTTRKAAPRTDYMAMLDKRLKRMEDRVIKTIPKEETRDMAAIGRSVVRPPQPGQASKSQKKRSADEAFANEMDEWARGERKASLDIFPMRRESKINDVTGLMTEGAEFLPSLEIQEHLAEVFFDCVYGQSYLLLHKPSFMRRLKARTVPPALILAVCAVSARFSTHPQLNSEPPFLRGENWANPAAAIALSRHDAPNITILTVFLLLGLHEFGTCHGGRSWSFGGQALRMAYALQLHNELDEDPLLSQTNGGGSQLSFTDREIRRRTMWACFMMDRYNSSGSQRPPIGNEKFIQIQLPIKESHFQMEIPGPTEDLDGNVPNPVPEDVGQLSNAKDNMGVSAYIIRAIVLWGRIVDYLNLGGKKKDVHPLWSPESGYTRLKRQIEEFSASLPSHLAFTYENLQIHAADRIANQFLFLHIIIHQNMLFLNQFAIPLSPGGRPPRDMPKAFLSNAGRAAVEAAHHISVLIDRASAYPLTVPFAGYCAYSASTVHIWGIFSKNSQLEARSKENLRHTYRYLNKMKKYWGMFHYMVESAKDRYRQFADAAIKGSVVTQNGSQISAMFQYGDWFDKYPHGVSRMHWEDPNAQKKNKTDEAVMSQKPDLQSVEDFFASLSPTPQPSVSGRQHSKKDSRGESLSDMGQPTSQPMVDINTPGMMNTPGAGFPQPALFNQARGQLYGQYPFDFPVPADQLPQLDRQFVYGSFGGLDPSTNFMPSENPPISTVNGSEPSPATAPDNSAIFPGQLDPNAPAGVGEYYQPSAWFLPFNLDPVSAGVGLDPSPAQVPGSGTPDMSTFNGGNMPMGTFDMGMASVNRGPQMNE